GGTCTGGGCCTGCCGACAACGGCGAATTACATCGTGGTGTCATCGCTGATGGCGTCTGTGGTGGTCAGCCTTGGCGCGCAGGAAGGGCTGCTTATTCCGCTGATCGCGGCGCATTTGTTCGTGTTCTATTTCGGGCTGATGGCCGATGTGACCCCGCCCGTGGGTCTGGCCAGTTTCGCGGCCTCTGCGGTGTCGGGGGGCGATCCGATAAAGACCGGCTTTCAGGCGTTTTTCTACAGCCTGCGCACGCTGGCGTTGCCGTTTCTGTTTATCTACAATCCCACACTGATCCTTTATGGTGTCGATCTGGGCACGAGTGCGGGCATATTGCATGCAGCGTTCATTTTCGTGGTGGCCACGATTGCAATGTTGCTGTTTGCGGCCGCCACGCAGGGCTATTTCCTTGCGCGGTCCAAATGGCATGAATCGGCGGCGCTGCTGCTGGTGGCCTTCACATTGTTTGTGCCGAATTTCTGGCTGGACCGTGTGCAGCCGGAATTCAACCGCCTGCCCGGAACGGAGTTTGAGCAGGTCTTGCGTGACCTGCCGGCAGGCAGCAACCTGCGCATCGAGATCGAGGGGCCTGATTTTTCTACAGGGCAGATGCGCAGCCTGACATTGTCGCTGCCTGTCGATGACACCCCGCCAGAGCAGCGCATTGATGCCACCGGATTTCTGCTGATGCCCGCAGATGACAGCGTTGCGATGGATGAACCGATGTTCAGCTCGCCCTATCAGACGGCGTTGCAGGATTTCGATTTCTATGCGGCTGATCCCGTTGAACTGGTCGCCGTGCTGCGCCCTGCCGACCGGATGCCTGCGCATCTGTTCTTCATTCCGGCGCTGCTGCTGCTTCTGGGGGTCGTCCTGATGCAACGGCGCAGGCAGACACAACCGGCCTTCTAGGCTGCATCACCCGGGGGAAGACTGATGGCCATGAAAATCCTGCTGCCCATTGATATGTCGCATCCTGCATCATGGGTCAAACCCATGGGCGAGGCGCAGAAAATGCTGCGCGATGGCGGCGAATTGCATGTGGTCAGCGTGCTGCCGGATTTCGGCCTGTCCATGGTCGGCGCGTTTTTCCAGAAGGGGTTTGAACAGGCGGCCTTGTTGCAGTTTACCGAAGCGATGCGCAAATGGGTGCGCGACAACGTGCCCGGGTCAGTGGATGTGCATCCGCATGTGTTGCATGGCAATATCTATGACGAAATCCTGCGCGCGGCGGACAAGCTGGATGTGGATGTCATTGTTATGGCCGCCCACCGCCCCGAAGCAAAAGA
Above is a window of Roseinatronobacter sp. S2 DNA encoding:
- a CDS encoding universal stress protein, whose amino-acid sequence is MAMKILLPIDMSHPASWVKPMGEAQKMLRDGGELHVVSVLPDFGLSMVGAFFQKGFEQAALLQFTEAMRKWVRDNVPGSVDVHPHVLHGNIYDEILRAADKLDVDVIVMAAHRPEAKDYLLGPNAARVVRHAKQSVYVVRD